GCCGGCGGCCAGCCACCAGGCTGGCCACCGTGGTGGCGGTGGTCTGGGAGTTGAAGACAAAGCCGTCGACTGCGGCCAGGTAGCGCCGCTCGGCCAGGGCGTACAGGCGGTTGCGCCAGGCTGGCCGGGGCTCGTCGCACAGCACCTGGTGGACCACCGCCACCCGGGGCGCCCGCTGGCCCGGGCCCTGCCAGGGATTGCCCCGCAGGAGCGAGGGATGGCACAGCTCGTCCTCCAGGAAGAGATCGACCTCGCCGGCCGGCGGACACCGGCGGCGGTTGTCCAGCAGCCGCCAGGGGTAGGGCCGGACCGGCAGGGACAGCACCGTCACCCGATGCCCCCGGCTGGCCAGCTGCTCCGCCAGCAGGCGGTCGTAGAGATAGCCGCCGGTGAGCGTCGCCAGAGAGCCGTAGATGACCAGGCCGATGTGCATCAGGGGGGTGCCGTGTAGGCGGCCCAGGCCTGATCGCTCTCCCAGATCCGCACGCTCATGGAGGAAAGACCCGCCAGATCGAGGCGGCTGGCCAGATCCTGGTGGCAGATCCGGGCCAGGCTCTCCAGGCTGGGATTCAGTCCGGCCATGGGTGGCAGCCGGTTGAGATCCTGGCCGGCCAGCCGGCCGCAGAG
This genomic interval from Thermodesulfobacteriota bacterium contains the following:
- a CDS encoding 6-carboxytetrahydropterin synthase, yielding MYHLAVERRFAAHHHLIHGAAGPEAVPHEHQYRLQVELAGAELDASGFLCDICLVAAALDALCGRLAGQDLNRLPPMAGLNPSLESLARICHQDLASRLDLAGLSSMSVRIWESDQAWAAYTAPP